In one Arenibacter antarcticus genomic region, the following are encoded:
- the rlmB gene encoding 23S rRNA (guanosine(2251)-2'-O)-methyltransferase RlmB, with the protein MKNTDQIYGIRAVIEAINANEPIDKVFIQKGLKGDLSREMETLLRKNSINASYVPIEKLNRLTKNNHQGVVASISPISFLSMEELVEQVAEKETAPLFLLLDQLSDVRNFGAIIRTAECTGVDGIIIQKKGAAPVTADTIKTSAGAAFRVPIAKVDHIKDAVFFLQASGIQVVAATEKTNNTIYDVSFTAPTAIILGSEDQGITPSILKAADHLAKLPMLGSIGSLNVSVACGVFLYEAVRQRMDAIPK; encoded by the coding sequence ATGAAAAATACTGATCAAATATATGGCATTAGAGCTGTCATTGAAGCCATAAACGCCAACGAACCTATAGACAAGGTCTTTATCCAAAAAGGACTAAAAGGAGATCTATCCCGTGAAATGGAAACACTGCTACGAAAAAATAGCATCAATGCTTCCTATGTGCCCATTGAAAAACTAAATAGGCTTACCAAAAACAACCATCAAGGAGTTGTTGCCAGCATCTCCCCTATTTCCTTCCTATCTATGGAGGAACTAGTAGAGCAAGTTGCAGAGAAGGAAACAGCACCGCTCTTCCTTTTGTTAGACCAACTTTCTGATGTACGTAATTTTGGAGCCATTATCCGTACTGCGGAATGTACCGGGGTAGACGGAATTATAATACAGAAAAAAGGTGCTGCACCTGTTACTGCAGACACTATTAAAACATCTGCAGGAGCTGCCTTTAGGGTACCCATTGCAAAGGTAGACCACATAAAAGATGCCGTGTTCTTTTTACAAGCCTCCGGAATTCAGGTTGTTGCTGCTACCGAAAAAACGAACAATACTATTTATGATGTTTCGTTTACCGCGCCTACTGCAATAATTTTGGGATCGGAAGATCAGGGAATTACTCCATCCATACTTAAGGCTGCCGACCATTTGGCAAAGCTACCTATGCTGGGAAGTATTGGCTCCTTAAATGTATCTGTTGCCTGTGGAGTCTTCCTTTACGAGGCGGTAAGACAGCGTATGGACGCCATTCCAAAATAA
- a CDS encoding rhomboid family intramembrane serine protease → MTDNTYFKFSNSVIIVPLLSIISIWTVFFFEIKFKINLNDYGIYPRTLTGLRGIVFSPFLHASVDHLYNNTIPIAILTAALVYFYRGIAFKVLFIGILLSGFITWLIGRPSYHIGASGIIYVLVSFIFFKGIFSKHYRLVALSLIVVFIYGSLLWYIFPVEDGISWEGHMGGFITGLLLAITLRTSLPKPKKYDWELEDYNEENDEFLKHFDEMGNFIEFLKEAPEENKEPPRFIYHYKKLKKEDPDDGDIQN, encoded by the coding sequence ATGACAGATAATACGTATTTTAAGTTTTCAAATTCGGTAATCATAGTACCGTTATTGTCTATTATAAGCATTTGGACGGTCTTCTTTTTTGAAATAAAATTTAAGATCAACCTAAACGACTACGGAATCTATCCAAGGACGTTAACAGGATTGAGAGGGATTGTTTTTAGCCCATTTCTACATGCTTCCGTAGATCATTTGTACAATAACACCATTCCTATTGCCATACTTACCGCTGCCTTGGTCTATTTTTATAGGGGAATAGCTTTTAAGGTACTGTTTATTGGGATCCTATTGTCGGGTTTTATAACCTGGTTGATCGGGAGGCCTAGCTATCATATAGGGGCTAGTGGTATCATCTATGTCTTGGTCAGTTTTATATTTTTTAAAGGTATATTTTCCAAACATTATAGATTGGTGGCCCTATCGCTTATTGTAGTTTTTATCTACGGTAGCTTATTGTGGTATATTTTTCCGGTGGAGGACGGAATATCTTGGGAAGGACATATGGGCGGATTTATAACCGGATTACTCTTGGCCATCACGCTGCGTACATCCTTGCCAAAACCCAAAAAATACGATTGGGAGCTGGAGGATTACAATGAGGAAAATGATGAGTTCCTAAAACATTTTGATGAAATGGGCAATTTCATTGAATTCCTAAAGGAGGCGCCAGAGGAAAATAAGGAACCCCCTCGTTTTATCTACCACTATAAGAAACTGAAAAAAGAGGATCCCGATGACGGGGATATTCAAAATTAA
- a CDS encoding replication-associated recombination protein A, which translates to MNEPLAERVRPKTLEDYISQHHLVGEKGSLTHQIKKGILPSLILWGPPGTGKTTLANIIAETSGRPFYTLSAISSGVKDIREVIEKAKQSGGLFTTKNPILFIDEIHRFSKSQQDSLLGAVEKGWVTLIGATTENPSFEVIPALLSRCQVYILNPFGKDDLEALLKRAMNLDSYLKSKTITLKETEALLRLSGGDGRKLLNIFELIVNSEATNEITITDELVLNKIQKNTVLYDKTGEQHYDIVSAFIKSIRGSDPNAAVYWLARMIEGGEDVKFIARRLLILASEDIGNANPTALVIANTAFQAVTTIGYPEARLILSQCVIYLATSPKSNASYMAINKAQQTVKQTGDLSVPLPLRNAPTKLMKDLGYGQEYKYAHDYANNFIEEEFMPRELKGTSFYSPGNNQRENVIKEFLKNRWKDKYKM; encoded by the coding sequence ATGAACGAACCACTTGCGGAAAGGGTACGCCCTAAAACCCTAGAAGATTATATCAGTCAACATCATTTGGTGGGAGAAAAGGGATCCCTTACCCATCAGATCAAAAAAGGGATATTGCCTTCTTTGATCCTATGGGGCCCTCCTGGTACTGGAAAAACAACCTTGGCCAACATTATAGCCGAGACCAGTGGAAGACCATTTTACACCCTTAGCGCCATTAGCAGTGGCGTAAAAGATATTAGAGAAGTAATAGAAAAGGCAAAACAGAGTGGCGGTCTGTTTACCACCAAAAATCCAATCCTCTTTATTGATGAGATCCATCGATTTAGCAAATCCCAACAAGATTCCCTTCTGGGGGCCGTTGAGAAAGGTTGGGTCACCCTCATTGGTGCTACCACCGAAAATCCGAGCTTTGAGGTAATCCCCGCCCTTTTATCGCGTTGTCAAGTCTACATCCTAAATCCATTTGGAAAGGATGACCTAGAAGCGTTGTTAAAACGGGCCATGAATTTAGATTCCTATTTAAAATCAAAAACCATAACGTTAAAGGAAACAGAGGCGCTATTACGATTATCCGGGGGTGACGGAAGGAAGTTGTTAAACATCTTTGAACTTATCGTTAATTCGGAGGCTACCAATGAAATTACTATCACAGATGAACTGGTACTGAACAAGATTCAGAAAAACACAGTACTCTATGACAAAACCGGGGAACAGCATTATGATATTGTCTCTGCTTTTATAAAATCTATTCGTGGAAGCGATCCCAATGCTGCCGTATATTGGCTAGCTAGAATGATAGAAGGCGGTGAAGATGTGAAATTTATTGCGCGAAGACTCCTTATCTTGGCCTCGGAGGATATTGGCAATGCCAACCCCACGGCTTTAGTCATAGCCAACACCGCATTTCAGGCAGTGACTACCATTGGCTATCCGGAAGCGCGATTAATCCTTAGCCAATGCGTTATATATTTGGCCACGTCTCCAAAGAGCAACGCTAGCTATATGGCCATTAACAAAGCCCAACAAACCGTAAAACAAACGGGAGACCTTTCCGTACCCTTACCTTTGCGAAATGCCCCAACGAAACTAATGAAAGATCTGGGATATGGACAGGAGTATAAATATGCCCACGATTATGCCAATAATTTTATAGAAGAAGAGTTTATGCCCCGCGAATTAAAAGGGACAAGTTTTTACAGCCCCGGAAACAATCAAAGGGAAAATGTCATTAAAGAATTTTTAAAAAATCGGTGGAAAGACAAATATAAAATGTAA
- a CDS encoding DUF5723 family protein, which yields MRFVFLVLLVYLWSSAKLLAQNKQLLYDFTNIPDALMTNPGMLTDYQWYASIPVVSGLSFQAGSNDITVHDLFADDGLDFNDKVRERAIYGMEVKDELSGTYQIALLYAGFRGRNSDNFYSFGIYNEADAVGYWFKDYAILAFEGNADQLGRKFNVDHLKTRGEMVNVFHFGINKTISSNLTIGARAKIYSSVFNFTSTNNKGYFVTTEGQNNLRANTLVADMEFRSSGLNEIEDALDNDSSLLPGILTRRMFFGGDLGLGLDLGFTYNLNERTVVTGSVLDLGFIYNTTDVKNYTLRGSATVEGIEAILPDSFSNANDDFWQDLVDEVDALLPHGTNTKSYLSFRPTKVYGSLRYNFGKPIPSRRICDCKDYVFKGQDQVWYNNAVGGQLYVINRPRGPQAALTAFYLRRFGNTMALKTTYTVDKFSYSNIGIGLNVQAGVVSLYVMADNLLGYKNIADSHYASFQFGLNIISWGKK from the coding sequence ATGAGATTTGTCTTTTTGGTCTTATTGGTGTACCTATGGAGTAGTGCCAAGCTTTTGGCCCAGAATAAACAATTACTTTACGATTTCACAAATATCCCAGATGCTCTTATGACAAATCCAGGGATGCTTACAGATTATCAGTGGTATGCTAGTATTCCCGTTGTTTCGGGATTGTCATTTCAAGCGGGGTCCAACGACATTACGGTTCACGATCTTTTCGCGGATGATGGCTTGGATTTTAATGATAAGGTGAGGGAGCGAGCCATTTATGGGATGGAAGTTAAAGATGAGCTAAGTGGTACCTATCAAATAGCCTTACTCTACGCGGGATTTAGGGGTAGGAACTCCGATAATTTTTATTCTTTTGGCATTTATAATGAAGCCGATGCCGTAGGCTATTGGTTTAAGGATTATGCTATTTTGGCTTTTGAAGGAAATGCTGATCAATTGGGGAGAAAATTTAATGTTGACCATTTAAAAACAAGGGGAGAAATGGTAAATGTTTTTCATTTTGGCATTAATAAAACAATAAGTAGCAACCTTACTATCGGGGCAAGGGCAAAAATATATTCCAGTGTATTTAATTTTACCTCCACAAATAATAAAGGTTATTTTGTCACTACCGAGGGCCAGAACAATTTACGCGCCAATACCTTGGTGGCGGATATGGAATTTCGTTCTTCTGGTTTAAATGAAATTGAGGATGCTTTGGACAATGACAGTTCTTTGTTGCCTGGAATATTGACTAGAAGAATGTTTTTTGGGGGAGATTTAGGGCTTGGGCTCGACCTAGGATTCACCTATAACCTTAATGAAAGAACAGTAGTTACAGGAAGTGTGTTGGATCTAGGGTTTATCTATAATACTACGGATGTAAAAAATTATACTTTAAGAGGCTCAGCAACAGTAGAAGGTATAGAGGCTATTTTGCCAGATTCATTTTCCAATGCAAATGATGATTTTTGGCAGGATCTAGTAGATGAAGTAGATGCCTTGCTTCCCCATGGGACCAATACCAAAAGTTACCTGAGCTTTAGACCTACTAAAGTATATGGGTCCCTTCGGTATAATTTCGGCAAGCCAATTCCATCCCGCCGAATATGCGACTGTAAGGATTATGTCTTTAAGGGACAAGACCAAGTATGGTATAACAATGCGGTGGGAGGACAATTATATGTAATTAATAGGCCTAGGGGACCTCAGGCGGCATTAACTGCCTTTTACTTGCGGAGGTTCGGGAATACAATGGCTTTAAAAACCACTTATACCGTAGATAAATTTTCATATTCCAATATTGGAATTGGACTTAACGTCCAAGCAGGTGTAGTAAGCTTATATGTAATGGCCGATAATCTATTGGGGTATAAGAATATTGCTGATAGTCATTATGCTTCTTTTCAATTCGGATTAAATATTATATCTTGGGGCAAGAAATAA
- a CDS encoding DUF1735 domain-containing protein — translation MKNKIIYSALLMVTALFAVSCEYDENEFAKLTDNAPDPNATYYVQFKDASKNLESGVNEEGDLVDIETSVVVAVLGLPQSEAITVNLKVDPSTTIEPNMYELSSTSVTIPAGSTAASVSFKTNTSEMPVGEPLKLVLTVDAGANTATAGTLLTYDLLRIAFCPLENGSADLAGSFTQTNDVSGAYSDAITAVAADADLSISGLGAKFITSGWGEPIINGGTITAKIAGNGIVTIPRQYIFTTEWEGDPYKYEISGTGKWTNCDAKPTLVVTYDIYYVGDEKGLAQQYVASGTLGGTFTMN, via the coding sequence ATGAAAAATAAAATTATATATTCAGCTTTACTAATGGTTACCGCTCTTTTTGCAGTTTCCTGTGAGTACGACGAGAACGAATTCGCAAAGCTAACGGACAATGCGCCCGACCCTAATGCAACCTATTATGTGCAGTTTAAGGATGCTTCCAAAAATTTGGAATCAGGGGTAAATGAAGAAGGTGATTTAGTGGATATTGAAACGTCTGTTGTTGTTGCAGTATTAGGCCTCCCACAATCGGAAGCTATTACGGTAAACCTTAAGGTAGACCCGTCAACTACAATAGAACCTAATATGTACGAGCTATCCTCTACATCTGTTACTATTCCAGCAGGTTCTACCGCTGCGTCCGTAAGCTTCAAAACGAATACTTCGGAAATGCCTGTGGGGGAACCATTGAAATTGGTTTTAACCGTTGACGCTGGTGCAAATACTGCAACGGCTGGAACGCTTTTAACTTATGATCTTTTGCGAATAGCGTTTTGTCCTTTAGAGAATGGTTCCGCTGATCTGGCCGGGTCATTCACCCAAACCAATGATGTTAGTGGTGCGTATTCAGATGCAATAACTGCAGTAGCAGCTGATGCTGATTTATCAATTTCTGGACTAGGTGCTAAATTTATTACAAGTGGATGGGGAGAGCCAATAATCAATGGCGGTACTATCACTGCAAAAATTGCTGGAAATGGAATAGTAACTATTCCAAGACAGTATATTTTTACCACTGAGTGGGAAGGAGATCCTTATAAATACGAAATTTCTGGAACAGGGAAATGGACCAATTGTGATGCAAAACCAACATTGGTAGTTACTTATGACATCTATTATGTAGGGGATGAAAAAGGTCTTGCTCAGCAATATGTGGCTTCAGGAACTTTAGGAGGCACCTTTACAATGAATTAA
- a CDS encoding SusD/RagB family nutrient-binding outer membrane lipoprotein, with amino-acid sequence MKNNIYKNLMAVIGILLVSVSCNNWIDHDLNIDPDAPGDVPMSLLLPSVQQSMGYVLIGNNTVRTTNIWMQQFDGVDRQSYTEARYQLTAADVNNPWSSIYAEMLINSSIIVDKAQTEGAESPNFEGVGQVLLATTLGITSDLFGSIPYSEALQGTKNVLSPAYDSQESIYNTVFTLLDDAVANLSNSTNAIPVEGDVIYGGNLDKWKKAANSIKARHQLQLSGVNGNAAYTAALAAVSGGFTSNADDMLVPFEDKNRNPIYQFMEERTDIRMGSTLINMLTATDDPRLPFYANKDTDGNYVGSNPGSQNDVASKPGSNVAAFDAPTKLMTYSELKFIEAESLLALGLPGAQAAYEAAVAASVLRITGDANQVWLDANINGVPVSLENIITQKYIDGFATNQPYADWRRTGIPALNLADGAVLQNIPTRFPYPQGELDYNSENVPAATISDKLWWDQ; translated from the coding sequence ATGAAAAATAACATATATAAAAACCTGATGGCGGTAATAGGAATATTACTTGTATCAGTGTCTTGTAACAATTGGATCGATCACGATCTAAATATTGACCCAGACGCTCCAGGCGATGTGCCAATGAGCTTACTTTTACCATCTGTTCAACAATCTATGGGATATGTTCTTATTGGGAACAACACGGTGAGAACCACGAACATTTGGATGCAACAATTTGACGGAGTAGACAGGCAGTCGTATACCGAAGCAAGGTACCAATTAACAGCTGCAGACGTAAATAATCCATGGTCTTCTATCTATGCAGAAATGCTAATAAACAGCAGCATTATTGTAGATAAAGCTCAAACGGAAGGTGCTGAATCCCCAAACTTTGAGGGTGTAGGACAAGTATTGTTAGCGACTACTCTAGGGATCACATCTGATTTATTTGGATCAATCCCTTATTCTGAAGCCTTACAAGGAACTAAAAACGTATTGTCCCCAGCTTATGATTCACAAGAATCTATTTACAATACCGTTTTCACCTTATTAGATGATGCTGTGGCCAATTTAAGCAACAGCACCAATGCTATACCCGTAGAAGGAGACGTTATTTATGGCGGAAATTTAGACAAGTGGAAAAAAGCAGCCAACTCTATCAAGGCAAGGCATCAGTTGCAGTTGTCAGGAGTAAATGGCAATGCAGCCTACACCGCAGCATTAGCTGCTGTAAGTGGCGGTTTCACTTCCAATGCCGATGACATGCTGGTTCCTTTTGAGGATAAAAACCGTAACCCAATCTACCAATTTATGGAAGAGAGAACGGATATTAGGATGGGATCTACCTTAATAAATATGTTAACAGCTACAGATGACCCCCGACTGCCATTTTATGCAAATAAAGATACGGACGGAAACTATGTAGGCAGTAACCCTGGAAGTCAAAATGATGTAGCTTCTAAACCAGGTAGCAATGTTGCAGCCTTTGACGCCCCTACCAAATTGATGACGTATTCAGAATTGAAGTTTATTGAGGCAGAAAGCTTGTTAGCATTAGGCCTCCCAGGAGCACAAGCTGCGTATGAAGCAGCTGTTGCCGCATCGGTATTAAGAATTACCGGTGATGCCAACCAAGTGTGGTTAGATGCCAATATAAACGGGGTTCCAGTTAGCTTGGAGAATATTATTACCCAAAAATATATTGACGGGTTTGCTACCAATCAGCCGTATGCTGACTGGAGAAGAACAGGAATCCCTGCTTTGAACTTAGCCGATGGTGCTGTACTACAAAATATACCAACAAGATTTCCATATCCTCAGGGCGAGTTGGATTACAATTCAGAAAATGTACCTGCAGCTACAATTTCGGATAAATTATGGTGGGACCAATAA